A section of the Acropora muricata isolate sample 2 chromosome 4, ASM3666990v1, whole genome shotgun sequence genome encodes:
- the LOC136913274 gene encoding uncharacterized protein isoform X2 has protein sequence MASKPRVLILGGTSCCIMLVYTLCMTSGLGFVGRNLVCYLVEHELCSKIRSVDKVPPSTAWLNERHNAAFHHDSVEFKSANLINPVSVEKAFLDSDGGFDVCINCAAETRYGQSEKVYEDGIYKLSLNCAKQALKFKVKRYIEISTAQVYSCNKGESDEKSKTSPWTQIAKYKLLVEEELAKLDGLNYVIVRPAIMYGIADRQGLTPRLIIGAVYKQMGEKMKLLWTKDLKMCTVHVNDACRALWHLSNHGNSGDVFNLADKSNTTQGSITNFVCEIFGIQHEYFGTVLSNMARLNMTSTAEDSNEKHLSPWSEACEKDGIETTPLSPFLDQELLYDNHLCINGSKIEETGFCYNYPELRIEFLREVLADYVKTRLFPPSLAESS, from the exons GGACGAGTTGTTGTATAATGCTCGTGTATACACTTTGTATGACGTCAG GTCTTGGATTTGTTGGCCGTAACCTTGTATGTTATCTTGTGGAGCATGAGTTGTGTTCCAAG ATTCGTTCTGTGGACAAAGTGCCACCATCCACTGCTTGGCTCAATGAAAGACATAAC gCTGCATTTCACCATGATAGTGTTGAATTCAAAAGCGCAAATCTCATCAACCCTG TTAGTGTGGAAAAGGCATTTTTGGATTCTGACGGGGGTTTTGATGTTTGTATTAATTGTGCTGCAGAGACAAGATATGGACAGTCTGAAAAG GTTTATGAAGATGGAATATATAAACTTAGCCTGAATTGTGCAAAGCAAGCCCTAAAATTTAAAGTGAAGAGATACATAGAAATATCAACAGCTCAAGTGTATTCATGCAACAAG GGTGAGAGCgatgaaaaaagcaaaacatcaCCTTGGACGCAGATTGCAAAGTATAAACTATTGGTGGAAGAAGAACTGGCCAAACTTGACGG TTTAAACTATGTTATCGTCAGACCAGCAATAATGTATGGCATTGCTGACAGACAGGGTCTAA CCCCAAGATTAATTATTGGAGCAGTCTACAAGCAGATGGGAGAGAAAATGAAG TTACTGTGGACAAAGGATCTGAAGATGTGCACGGTCCATGTCAATGATGCATGCAGAGCATTGTGGCACTTGAGCAACCATGGTAACAGCGGTGACGTATTCAATCTAGCAGACAAAAGCAACACAA CGCAGGGAAGTATCACCAACTTTGTGTGCGAGATTTTTGGAATTCAGCATGAATATTTTGGGACTGTCTTGTCTAACATGGCGCGG CTCAATATGACCAGTACTGCAGAGGACTCCAATGAAAAACACCTATCACCGTGGTCAGAGGCATGTGAAAAAGATGGCATCGAGACCACCCCCCTCAGTCCTTTTCTTGATCAG GAGCTTCTCTATGATAACCATCTGTGTATAAATGGCTCAAAGATTGAAGAGACTGGTTTTTGCTACAACTATCCCGAGCTCAGAATCGAATTCCTTCGTGAG GTACTTGCTGATTATGTCAAAACGCGGTTGTTTCCGCCGTCTTTGGCTGAATCCAGCTGA
- the LOC136913274 gene encoding uncharacterized protein isoform X1 — translation MFIFQSKQLFSRGSVLQCGGTSCCIMLVYTLCMTSGLGFVGRNLVCYLVEHELCSKIRSVDKVPPSTAWLNERHNAAFHHDSVEFKSANLINPVSVEKAFLDSDGGFDVCINCAAETRYGQSEKVYEDGIYKLSLNCAKQALKFKVKRYIEISTAQVYSCNKGESDEKSKTSPWTQIAKYKLLVEEELAKLDGLNYVIVRPAIMYGIADRQGLTPRLIIGAVYKQMGEKMKLLWTKDLKMCTVHVNDACRALWHLSNHGNSGDVFNLADKSNTTQGSITNFVCEIFGIQHEYFGTVLSNMARLNMTSTAEDSNEKHLSPWSEACEKDGIETTPLSPFLDQELLYDNHLCINGSKIEETGFCYNYPELRIEFLREVLADYVKTRLFPPSLAESS, via the exons GGACGAGTTGTTGTATAATGCTCGTGTATACACTTTGTATGACGTCAG GTCTTGGATTTGTTGGCCGTAACCTTGTATGTTATCTTGTGGAGCATGAGTTGTGTTCCAAG ATTCGTTCTGTGGACAAAGTGCCACCATCCACTGCTTGGCTCAATGAAAGACATAAC gCTGCATTTCACCATGATAGTGTTGAATTCAAAAGCGCAAATCTCATCAACCCTG TTAGTGTGGAAAAGGCATTTTTGGATTCTGACGGGGGTTTTGATGTTTGTATTAATTGTGCTGCAGAGACAAGATATGGACAGTCTGAAAAG GTTTATGAAGATGGAATATATAAACTTAGCCTGAATTGTGCAAAGCAAGCCCTAAAATTTAAAGTGAAGAGATACATAGAAATATCAACAGCTCAAGTGTATTCATGCAACAAG GGTGAGAGCgatgaaaaaagcaaaacatcaCCTTGGACGCAGATTGCAAAGTATAAACTATTGGTGGAAGAAGAACTGGCCAAACTTGACGG TTTAAACTATGTTATCGTCAGACCAGCAATAATGTATGGCATTGCTGACAGACAGGGTCTAA CCCCAAGATTAATTATTGGAGCAGTCTACAAGCAGATGGGAGAGAAAATGAAG TTACTGTGGACAAAGGATCTGAAGATGTGCACGGTCCATGTCAATGATGCATGCAGAGCATTGTGGCACTTGAGCAACCATGGTAACAGCGGTGACGTATTCAATCTAGCAGACAAAAGCAACACAA CGCAGGGAAGTATCACCAACTTTGTGTGCGAGATTTTTGGAATTCAGCATGAATATTTTGGGACTGTCTTGTCTAACATGGCGCGG CTCAATATGACCAGTACTGCAGAGGACTCCAATGAAAAACACCTATCACCGTGGTCAGAGGCATGTGAAAAAGATGGCATCGAGACCACCCCCCTCAGTCCTTTTCTTGATCAG GAGCTTCTCTATGATAACCATCTGTGTATAAATGGCTCAAAGATTGAAGAGACTGGTTTTTGCTACAACTATCCCGAGCTCAGAATCGAATTCCTTCGTGAG GTACTTGCTGATTATGTCAAAACGCGGTTGTTTCCGCCGTCTTTGGCTGAATCCAGCTGA
- the LOC136913274 gene encoding dTDP-glucose 4,6-dehydratase-like isoform X3, with product MASKPRVLILGGLGFVGRNLVCYLVEHELCSKIRSVDKVPPSTAWLNERHNAAFHHDSVEFKSANLINPVSVEKAFLDSDGGFDVCINCAAETRYGQSEKVYEDGIYKLSLNCAKQALKFKVKRYIEISTAQVYSCNKGESDEKSKTSPWTQIAKYKLLVEEELAKLDGLNYVIVRPAIMYGIADRQGLTPRLIIGAVYKQMGEKMKLLWTKDLKMCTVHVNDACRALWHLSNHGNSGDVFNLADKSNTTQGSITNFVCEIFGIQHEYFGTVLSNMARLNMTSTAEDSNEKHLSPWSEACEKDGIETTPLSPFLDQELLYDNHLCINGSKIEETGFCYNYPELRIEFLREVLADYVKTRLFPPSLAESS from the exons GTCTTGGATTTGTTGGCCGTAACCTTGTATGTTATCTTGTGGAGCATGAGTTGTGTTCCAAG ATTCGTTCTGTGGACAAAGTGCCACCATCCACTGCTTGGCTCAATGAAAGACATAAC gCTGCATTTCACCATGATAGTGTTGAATTCAAAAGCGCAAATCTCATCAACCCTG TTAGTGTGGAAAAGGCATTTTTGGATTCTGACGGGGGTTTTGATGTTTGTATTAATTGTGCTGCAGAGACAAGATATGGACAGTCTGAAAAG GTTTATGAAGATGGAATATATAAACTTAGCCTGAATTGTGCAAAGCAAGCCCTAAAATTTAAAGTGAAGAGATACATAGAAATATCAACAGCTCAAGTGTATTCATGCAACAAG GGTGAGAGCgatgaaaaaagcaaaacatcaCCTTGGACGCAGATTGCAAAGTATAAACTATTGGTGGAAGAAGAACTGGCCAAACTTGACGG TTTAAACTATGTTATCGTCAGACCAGCAATAATGTATGGCATTGCTGACAGACAGGGTCTAA CCCCAAGATTAATTATTGGAGCAGTCTACAAGCAGATGGGAGAGAAAATGAAG TTACTGTGGACAAAGGATCTGAAGATGTGCACGGTCCATGTCAATGATGCATGCAGAGCATTGTGGCACTTGAGCAACCATGGTAACAGCGGTGACGTATTCAATCTAGCAGACAAAAGCAACACAA CGCAGGGAAGTATCACCAACTTTGTGTGCGAGATTTTTGGAATTCAGCATGAATATTTTGGGACTGTCTTGTCTAACATGGCGCGG CTCAATATGACCAGTACTGCAGAGGACTCCAATGAAAAACACCTATCACCGTGGTCAGAGGCATGTGAAAAAGATGGCATCGAGACCACCCCCCTCAGTCCTTTTCTTGATCAG GAGCTTCTCTATGATAACCATCTGTGTATAAATGGCTCAAAGATTGAAGAGACTGGTTTTTGCTACAACTATCCCGAGCTCAGAATCGAATTCCTTCGTGAG GTACTTGCTGATTATGTCAAAACGCGGTTGTTTCCGCCGTCTTTGGCTGAATCCAGCTGA
- the LOC136913274 gene encoding uncharacterized protein isoform X4 codes for MSCVPRFVLWTKCHHPLLGSMKDITLHFTMIVLNSKAQISSTLVYEDGIYKLSLNCAKQALKFKVKRYIEISTAQVYSCNKGESDEKSKTSPWTQIAKYKLLVEEELAKLDGLNYVIVRPAIMYGIADRQGLTPRLIIGAVYKQMGEKMKLLWTKDLKMCTVHVNDACRALWHLSNHGNSGDVFNLADKSNTTQGSITNFVCEIFGIQHEYFGTVLSNMARLNMTSTAEDSNEKHLSPWSEACEKDGIETTPLSPFLDQELLYDNHLCINGSKIEETGFCYNYPELRIEFLREVLADYVKTRLFPPSLAESS; via the exons ATGAGTTGTGTTCCAAG ATTCGTTCTGTGGACAAAGTGCCACCATCCACTGCTTGGCTCAATGAAAGACATAAC gCTGCATTTCACCATGATAGTGTTGAATTCAAAAGCGCAAATCTCATCAACCCTG GTTTATGAAGATGGAATATATAAACTTAGCCTGAATTGTGCAAAGCAAGCCCTAAAATTTAAAGTGAAGAGATACATAGAAATATCAACAGCTCAAGTGTATTCATGCAACAAG GGTGAGAGCgatgaaaaaagcaaaacatcaCCTTGGACGCAGATTGCAAAGTATAAACTATTGGTGGAAGAAGAACTGGCCAAACTTGACGG TTTAAACTATGTTATCGTCAGACCAGCAATAATGTATGGCATTGCTGACAGACAGGGTCTAA CCCCAAGATTAATTATTGGAGCAGTCTACAAGCAGATGGGAGAGAAAATGAAG TTACTGTGGACAAAGGATCTGAAGATGTGCACGGTCCATGTCAATGATGCATGCAGAGCATTGTGGCACTTGAGCAACCATGGTAACAGCGGTGACGTATTCAATCTAGCAGACAAAAGCAACACAA CGCAGGGAAGTATCACCAACTTTGTGTGCGAGATTTTTGGAATTCAGCATGAATATTTTGGGACTGTCTTGTCTAACATGGCGCGG CTCAATATGACCAGTACTGCAGAGGACTCCAATGAAAAACACCTATCACCGTGGTCAGAGGCATGTGAAAAAGATGGCATCGAGACCACCCCCCTCAGTCCTTTTCTTGATCAG GAGCTTCTCTATGATAACCATCTGTGTATAAATGGCTCAAAGATTGAAGAGACTGGTTTTTGCTACAACTATCCCGAGCTCAGAATCGAATTCCTTCGTGAG GTACTTGCTGATTATGTCAAAACGCGGTTGTTTCCGCCGTCTTTGGCTGAATCCAGCTGA
- the LOC136913274 gene encoding uncharacterized protein isoform X5, protein MRFVLWTKCHHPLLGSMKDITLHFTMIVLNSKAQISSTLVYEDGIYKLSLNCAKQALKFKVKRYIEISTAQVYSCNKGESDEKSKTSPWTQIAKYKLLVEEELAKLDGLNYVIVRPAIMYGIADRQGLTPRLIIGAVYKQMGEKMKLLWTKDLKMCTVHVNDACRALWHLSNHGNSGDVFNLADKSNTTQGSITNFVCEIFGIQHEYFGTVLSNMARLNMTSTAEDSNEKHLSPWSEACEKDGIETTPLSPFLDQELLYDNHLCINGSKIEETGFCYNYPELRIEFLREVLADYVKTRLFPPSLAESS, encoded by the exons ATTCGTTCTGTGGACAAAGTGCCACCATCCACTGCTTGGCTCAATGAAAGACATAAC gCTGCATTTCACCATGATAGTGTTGAATTCAAAAGCGCAAATCTCATCAACCCTG GTTTATGAAGATGGAATATATAAACTTAGCCTGAATTGTGCAAAGCAAGCCCTAAAATTTAAAGTGAAGAGATACATAGAAATATCAACAGCTCAAGTGTATTCATGCAACAAG GGTGAGAGCgatgaaaaaagcaaaacatcaCCTTGGACGCAGATTGCAAAGTATAAACTATTGGTGGAAGAAGAACTGGCCAAACTTGACGG TTTAAACTATGTTATCGTCAGACCAGCAATAATGTATGGCATTGCTGACAGACAGGGTCTAA CCCCAAGATTAATTATTGGAGCAGTCTACAAGCAGATGGGAGAGAAAATGAAG TTACTGTGGACAAAGGATCTGAAGATGTGCACGGTCCATGTCAATGATGCATGCAGAGCATTGTGGCACTTGAGCAACCATGGTAACAGCGGTGACGTATTCAATCTAGCAGACAAAAGCAACACAA CGCAGGGAAGTATCACCAACTTTGTGTGCGAGATTTTTGGAATTCAGCATGAATATTTTGGGACTGTCTTGTCTAACATGGCGCGG CTCAATATGACCAGTACTGCAGAGGACTCCAATGAAAAACACCTATCACCGTGGTCAGAGGCATGTGAAAAAGATGGCATCGAGACCACCCCCCTCAGTCCTTTTCTTGATCAG GAGCTTCTCTATGATAACCATCTGTGTATAAATGGCTCAAAGATTGAAGAGACTGGTTTTTGCTACAACTATCCCGAGCTCAGAATCGAATTCCTTCGTGAG GTACTTGCTGATTATGTCAAAACGCGGTTGTTTCCGCCGTCTTTGGCTGAATCCAGCTGA